A region of the Ranitomeya variabilis isolate aRanVar5 chromosome 5, aRanVar5.hap1, whole genome shotgun sequence genome:
GGAGACCGGTTGCtcgtagcaaccaatcacagctcagctttcatcttttaaacagctctggtgaaatgaaagctgcttcgtgattggttgctatgggcaacacaggCAGAGTAACCTGTTGTGGTGGAGaaatacaattatatatataatattttttatatatatatatatatatatatatatatatatatatatatataaaaaatgtttattaaaaaaaaaaaaatatgtaatccTTGCCACGTATAAATATCTTGAAATTGCCAAAAACTTGAGTGCATCGAAACAGATATGTAATGCTCCTTTCTTGAAGGTTTTTAGGGCACATGCCTAAGCCAAAATACCTGCCGAGGTTCCCAAGGGCAAGACGATTCAGGAAAatgctggcttttttttttttttttttaagcatttttttggcATCTTACCCCTTTTGTGTCAGAATCCACCCAAAAAAGATAAAAGATGTCACGCAGAGCCTTATTTAGCTTTTAGTTtgatgaaggctttttttttttttgcaacctgTTGATCTTAGAAAACAAATACCTTAAGGGTAcgagcacacgttgcggattctgctgcggattttctcgcggtttcttctgcgggttttcaactgcactttcccattggtgcaggttgaaaaccgctgcggaatccgcagaaagaagtgacatgctacagaaaataatccgctgcatttccgcgtggaattttccacagcgggttttttttttccccttaggttaacatggtactgtaaatccgcagcgtgtgcacataccctaaaaaacctGTCTGTACAAAAGGAATCACTATCTTTTCTAGTGGTAAAAAAGGTCAGGGTTTTTTTTCTTAGCAGAAGATGAATCGGGAAACTGTTCTTTTATCTATAATTTTGGCaaataaaaaaggacaaaaaaggAGTAAGGATAAAAAAGATGGACAGGATAAAAAAGAGTAAAGACAAAAAAAGGAGTAAGCACAAAAAAGGGGGACAAGATAAAGAGAAGTAAGGACAAAAAAAAGGGGGACAGGCTAAAAAAGGGTGTAGAAGACAAAacaaaagaggagaaaaaaaataaagtgaaaaccATAAAAAAGCAGCAGCGGCCAAAGCCATCAGAAAACATGCTAGAGGAGTGACCAAAATAAAGACACAAGATGCTTTAGAAAAGAACAAAAAAGTTTCCTAAAGCATCGTTTGCTAGGGAAAGTCCGCAGGTTCACCGACATACTCTAAGGATAGCAGATCCAACAACAGccacttgctgatggtttccagcaGTATGTTTTTACATTGTTAAGGGAATAGTTTCCCCACAAGATTCACTATCGTGATTGCCAAGGAAAAATGCCGGGAAGTCGCAGATCTAAACCCAAATCTAGAACCATTTTGTGCTGCAGATTTCTTATGTAAATtctactgtaaaaaaaattttttcccaaaaatcccTAAACCAGTTGCCGCTCTGCCCCCCCATACTAGACTTGATTCATCCCGACACTGTCTCCTCTGCCCGACTTTAGGACTGCAGCCTCTTCTACTCCAAGAGATTCTGCCTCCCCTGCGTCACCAAGAACAAGGCGGCTTTTCCTCCCGAGATTCAGCAGGACCTGGATAAGAGGAAGACCCAGACTAAATGAGCTCTGGAACTTCGGTGCCACTGACTGTACAGGAGGACGAGCAGCCGCCATTTATACAAGACGTCTTACCCCTATCTGTCATACAAGGGACTTCATGCCTGACACAGAGCATGGGAGAACATACAACGCTCACTCCTTGCATCATCAGAAACCATAAAGGGGAATTCTAGatacaaaaataaaaatcttgcaatgtaaaaaattctaaacttttcttTTATAGGTTGGAGATCCTTAAAGGAACCTGCCAGGAAGATTCCATCATTGAAACTGGTGGTCCCGATGGATAGGACCTAGTGAAACAATACCTGTCTTGTAGTAATCTGATGTGCCAACGCCGAGAAATTGAGCTTTGAAATAACATGTAAATAAACCTGGAAGTGTGTTAGGGGCATGGTGTCTATTGACACGCCCCCAATGCACTTTCAAGATAATTTGCATAAGGGTCAAAGCTAAGTTTCTCAGTGCTGGTACATCGGATTCCTACAAGACCGGTATCATTTTTCTTGTTTTAACAGGTCCTGTATATCCCTACCAATAGtatcagtggtaaaaaaaaaaaagtcctaatgGGTCCCATAATGTCCCTATACCCCTACCAATCGCTCAAACAACTCAGAAGTTCATGGGACTGTACATCACTGTGTACTTTTGCACAGTGGTTTAAGTGACCAGTAGGGGTCCCAGGACCCGGATGGACCCCCACACAAACATGTAGAAGCATtttaccacactcgccacagctaaacaaacctacttctcatctctcatatcctccctgtctcacaaccctaaacagttattcaacaccttcaattctctcctccgtcccccagcacctcctccctcctcacttatctctgctgaagactttgcctcattcttcaagcagaagattgataacatcagagacagttttggtcaacaagccccagagcccttcctcccaacttcccgaccctccacctccaaaaccaacttctccaccattacagaagatcaactcgccactctactctcaagatcgcatctcaccacctgtgcacttgacccgctcccatcccacttcatcccaaacctcaccacaatcttcatcccaaccctaacccatctcttcaacctatcactaacaactggtgttttcccctcaagctttaaacatgcctccatcacacctatcctcaaaaagccctctcttgacccatcctctgtatctagctatcgccctatatcacttctcccttatgcctcaaaactactggaacaacacgtctacctggaacaacacgtctaccttgaactgtcctcccatctctcttcttgctccctctttgaccgcttacaatctggcttccggtcacaccattccactgaaactgcgctaactaaggtcaccaacgacctcttaaccgccaagagcaagcgacactactctgttctcctcctcctcgacctgtcggctgcctttgacacagtggaccattccctattattacagaccctctcatcccttggcatcacagacttggccctatcctggatctcatcatgcctaacagaccggacattcagcgtctcccactcacacaccacctcctcacctcgccccctatctgttggagtccctcaaggttcagtcctagggcccctgctcttctccatttacacatttggcctgggacagctcatagaatctcatggttttcagtatcatctctatgctgatgacacacagatctacatctctggaccagatatcacctccctactaaccagaatccctcaatgtctgtccactatttcatccttcttctccactagatttctgaaacttaacatggacaaaacagaattcatcatctttcccccatctcacgtgacccccccaacgaacctatccattacagtaaatggctgcccactctccccagtcccacaagctcgctgcctcgggattatccttgacgctgatctctccttcaaacgacatatccaagccctttccacttcctgccgacttcaactcaaaaatattgcacgaatccgttcattcctcaaccaagaatctgcaaaaaccctagtccatgccctcatcatctctcgccttgactactgcaacctcctgctctgtggcctcccctcaaacactctcgcacccctccaatctattctaaactctgctgcccgactaatccacctgtccccccgctattccccggcctctcccctctgtcaatcccttccctggctccccattgcccagagactccagtacaaaagcctaacgatgacgtacaaagccatccacaacctgtctcctccatacatccgtgacctcatctcccggtacttacctacacgcaacctctgatcctcacaagatctccttctctactcccctcttatctcctcttcccacaatcgtatacaagatttctctcgcgtatcacccctactctggaactctctaccgcaacatatcagactctcacctaccatcgaaaccttcaaaagaatctgaagacccacctcttccgacaagcctacaacctgcagtaaccaccgatccaccaaaccgctgcatgaccagctctatcctcacctactgtattctcacccatcccttgtagattgtgagccctcgcgggcagggtcctctctcctactgtaccagttatgacttgtattgttcaagattattgtacttgtttttattatgtatacccctcctcacttgtaaagcgccatggaataaatggcgctataacaataaataataataataataattttaactatCTGTGGCTGGTTTCATGtaaaggagacctctgtatatatatatggttGTAAGGGGAGGAAAGAACAGACACGAGAAGTAATGTAATACCCAACTGATACAGTTATTTATTACAAGTCCTTGTCCCATATCACAGAGCCCTTCTCACTTAGTGAGAGTATCGTCCGCCTCAGCGCCAGGCGGCTGCCGTCACAGGCTCAGCCACTTCACCACGTAGATGTTCTTCTTGCCGACCTTGATGAGGGACAGCCCGTTGCTGAGGATGTGCTGGCCGACCACCAGGACCTCGTCTGGGTTCGTCACTCTCATGTGGTTGAAGCTTACTCCCCCGCCGCTCAGCATGTCAAAGCTGAAGGGTAAAGGACATTCAGTTAGAGGGTCTCTCCCCCATATTTTCCACATGATAAGACCTACTCCATGCCCATCACCCCAACAGTCAAATTCCTCCTTTTTTGCCTCAAAAACCACATCAACCGGTCTACTTTTTGACTTGTAAACAATAGAGTACCCACCCACGGACCCCTTCTGGGATAGCAGACACTTTCAGACAAGCGTCCAGCACCCTAGTGCCAGGTTCCAGCAAAAATTCAGCAAAAGGGGCTCCCTGGAAGAGTTCCTGCAGTTCTTGATCAGACATGGCTGCCAAAGCGTCAATGCTGCTGTGATACAGAGCCTGGGTGCACCTAGTGGAGAAAGGTGGATATTACAGCCATGCAATAAAATAAACACATTTTCTAAATAGGAGGCTTTTTTTGGCATCTTTCTATCCCCCATAACAGCAATGGACGCATGAGACCTGCAGCGATGGACGGAGGCACCTGCTTTGATGATAATGGGCCGACACCTCACCTCTTGGCTGACTCCAGTCCTTCTTTGCCATGGATGAGCTTTGTCACCTCTGCGGCCAGTCTCTTCTGGGGTATCCTTTTCTGTGGCTCTTTGGCGTGTTGTTCCATAATGTGTGCAATCTCCGGGAGGGGGAGGAAAGTGAAAAGTTTAAGGaacctaagaaaaaaaaaacccactataaatacacAGGGGATCCATCGCCAACAAGAACGGTGACCGACCATCCAGGTCTATTTTGTATATCCATACACTAAGGCTCCGTTCACACCTGTGTGTGCATCTGAGGTTTCAGCGGGAGACCCGTGGCTGGTCTGGACATGGTGGTCGGTACGTGGCCCTTAAATGTTGGATGTGTGAAACTTACTCCGGCATCGGTAGGCGAGCGGCGCTGATGACGACATGTCTGCACATTCCGGAGCGGCAGGTATCATGGAGGGATGTGCAGACATGTCATTAGCGCCCCTCGCCTCCTGAAGGGAGCAACATTCCCTCTACGTGGTCTCCTTTACGACCCCCAATTATAAATCTTACGCACACCCCCGGTCCTAATATTGCACATCACCTCTCCACGTTGCCATCTTGCTGCCGTACAAAGTACTGGTAGAACTCAAACGGTGACGTCCGCTCTCGGTTCAGCCATACGGCGTTTCCGGCAGACTTGCCCAGCTTATCTCCGGTGGTGCTTGTGATAAGCGGCAACAGGATCCCGAACACGTCTTCTCCTGTGGTCCTGTGTCAAGACAGAGGGTCAATATATAATCCCGACCACATAGATCGCACCCCCGAGAACGGCCCATATCTATATATATGCAGGAGCAGGTTGCTAATTCCTGCAGGAATATGGAGACTATCCTTATGGGTATGTTCACATGGTGGATCCCCTACGGGAGAACAAACATAACTACATTTGTGAGGAATCATGTTCCTGTGCTTAGTACATAGTGAATATACAGGACGTATCACTATTTTCTGAGACCCAgaactttatttttccatggatGGAGCCGTGTGAGGTTTTGTGTGAGGAGATGTAGTTTCTATAGACCATTTTAGGGTACGTATGGAGTCTTGATTGCTTTGCAGCATTTGCTTTACGGTACCTATACATGGGAACCTGTCAGTCACcacttttcagggctgatatacagcatttctATAATACTGGGGCTCTTTGACCTTACACGGagcctgcgcaggagcacaatgCCGGAGACTGTGAGGATGATGCAAGGACTGGTCATCCACGTGATTGTTATGCAAAACCTATAGCTTGCAGGCTAAAATGATCGCCTCCCTTGAAGTCCAGCCAGTGGCTCGGCTTCATAGGACTACTGACGTGACATCCATGGAGACCCATCAGTAAACGACCGGAGGCCACGATAACCATCTCTAGTGCCCCATTCCTAGAGGGAGTAGAGATCAGATGCCCCTTTCTAGTGCCCCATTCCTGTAGGGGGTAAAGATCAGATGCCCCATTCCTGTAGGGGGTAGACAGGTGCCCCGTTTCTGGTGCCCCATTCCTAGAGGGGGTAGACATCAGATGCCACTTTCTGGTGCCCGCACCTCTGGATGAAGTCGTGCCCGGACATGAGGTTGCCCAGTTGGTCGGTGCCGCCCAGCTGGATCTTGCAGCCATGTTTCTGGTGCAGGTAGTAGAAGTCATAGGCCTGGAACACCTGGTAGGTGAACTCTGCCAGGCTCATGCCCTCCGCGGAGCTCAGGCGGCTCTGCACGCTGTGTCTGCTCAGCAGGGTGCCCATCCGGAAGTGTCGGCCCACCGATGCCAGGAAGTCCACGGCCGAGCGCTGCCGGTACCAGGCGGCGTTATCCAGCACCGTCACCCGCCCGCCGGCCCGCACCGGCCCCTCGTGGCTGGAGAAGATGCGGTGCAGCGAGTCCCGGATCCCCCGCACGTTCTCCGCCAGCTGCTCCGGGCTCAGGGGCGCCCTCTCCTGGTGACGCCCGCTGGGGTCCCCGATCTGAGCAGTGGCCCCTCCGACCACAGCGATGACATGGTGCCCGGCCCGGTGAAAGTGGAGGAGGCCCAGCACGGCCAGGAGATTCCCCACGTGGAGCGAGTCCGCCGTGGGGTCAAAGCCGCAATACACGGTCTGAGGGCCGGAGGACAGGAGCTCCTGGAGATGCAGCTTGGCGCTCTCAGCCGGGAACACATCCTTAAAAAGACCCCGGCGTGTCCCGGACACTAAAGGGTCAGATAGACTGGACAGACagcgcacacggggccgggagagTGACCGGAGAGCGTGTctaatgggcgccgccatcttgtttgaGCGAGATGGCTGATGGGAAAGGAGTCAGCTGACTAATGGGGCAGTCTTATGACGATTTTCTTTGTTGCCTGTAGCAACCAATCATAGCTCAGGTTTTACTTTTCACGCTGCGCTATGATTGGTTGCTCAGCTTTCCTCAGTCAAGCACACTataaaagctgcgctgtgattggttgttcaGATTTCATCTTTCGAGCACAATGTAAAA
Encoded here:
- the YARS2 gene encoding tyrosine--tRNA ligase, mitochondrial, translating into MAAPIRHALRSLSRPRVRCLSSLSDPLVSGTRRGLFKDVFPAESAKLHLQELLSSGPQTVYCGFDPTADSLHVGNLLAVLGLLHFHRAGHHVIAVVGGATAQIGDPSGRHQERAPLSPEQLAENVRGIRDSLHRIFSSHEGPVRAGGRVTVLDNAAWYRQRSAVDFLASVGRHFRMGTLLSRHSVQSRLSSAEGMSLAEFTYQVFQAYDFYYLHQKHGCKIQLGGTDQLGNLMSGHDFIQRTTGEDVFGILLPLITSTTGDKLGKSAGNAVWLNRERTSPFEFYQYFVRQQDGNVERFLKLFTFLPLPEIAHIMEQHAKEPQKRIPQKRLAAEVTKLIHGKEGLESAKRCTQALYHSSIDALAAMSDQELQELFQGAPFAEFLLEPGTRVLDACLKVSAIPEGVRGFDMLSGGGVSFNHMRVTNPDEVLVVGQHILSNGLSLIKVGKKNIYVVKWLSL